In a genomic window of Scyliorhinus torazame isolate Kashiwa2021f chromosome 5, sScyTor2.1, whole genome shotgun sequence:
- the LOC140420595 gene encoding uncharacterized protein — protein sequence MEKPWKCGDCGKGFRAPSQLEAHRRIHTGERPFTCSVCEKGFIQLSALRTHQRVHIEAKPFTCSQCEKGFTTLSSVRIHQRVHTGEKPFTCSVCGKGFTLLCALQTHQRVHTGEKPFTCIQCEKGFTQLSSLQSHQRIHTGERPFTCSQCEKGFTTLSSLRRHQRVHTGERPFTCSQCGKGFTQSSDLQIHQRVHTGERPFTCSQCGLGFTQLSALQSHQRVHTGERPFICFQCEKGFGDSSTLRIHQRVHTGERPFTCSQCGKGFTTSSSLRIHQRVHTGERPFTCSHCAKRFTTLKSLRIHQRLHTGERPFTCSQCEKRFTTSSSLRIHQRVHTGERPFTCSECEKGFTRLSSLQTHQRVHTG from the coding sequence atggagaaaccgtggaaatgtggagactgtgggaagggatttagagccccatcacagctggaagctcatagacgcattcacactggggagaggccattcacctgctctgtgtgtgagaagggattcattcagttatccgccctgcggacacaccagcgagttcacattgaggcgaagccattcacctgttctcagtgtgagaagggattcactactttatcGAGCGTGcgcatacatcagcgagttcacactggggagaagccattcacctgctctgtgtgtgggaagggattcactctgttatgtgccctgcagacacaccagcgagttcacactggggagaagccattcacctgtattcagtgtgagaagggattcactcagttatccagcctacagtcacaccagagaattcacactggggagagaccgttcacttgctctcagtgtgagaagggattcactactttatcgagcctgcggagacaccagcgggttcacactggggagaggccgttcacctgttctcagtgtgggaagggattcacacaatcatccgacctgcagatacaccagcgggtgcacactggggagaggccattcacctgctctcagtgtgggttgggattcactcagttatccgccctgcagtcacaccagcgagttcacactggggagaggccgttcatctgctttcagtgtgagaaaggatttggtgattcatccaccctgcggatacatcagcgagttcacactggggagaggccattcacctgctctcagtgtgggaagggattcactacttcatcgagcctgcggatacaccagcgagttcacactggggagaggcctttcacctgctctcattgtgcaAAGAGATTCACTACTTTAAagagcctgcggatacatcagcgacttcacactggggagaggccgttcacctgctctcagtgtgagaagagattcacgacttcatcgagcctgcggatacaccagcgagttcacactggggagaggcctttcacctgctcggagtgtgagaagggattcactcggttatccagcctgcagacacaccagcgagttcacacagggtag